In the Adlercreutzia equolifaciens DSM 19450 genome, one interval contains:
- a CDS encoding coproporphyrinogen III oxidase family protein, with translation MLSERMLSKVVEACTANYLQLKPCDEAFMPSPNPGQPYMLYMHVPFCERLCPYCSFNRFPFREDRAKPYFENMRREMRMLKDLGYDFDSVYIGGGTPTIMIDELCETIDMARDLFSIKEVSSETNPNHLTHEYLEKLKGRVQRLSVGVQSFDDDLLRQMDRYEKYGSGQEILERIQEASPYFISMNADMIFNFPAQTEDTLIRDIEMVVASGASQTTFYPLMASPSVQRSLAATVGKVDYNRERRFYEIICDLLLGDLPGGQPGLFELGSAWTFNRRGTGAAGEDAMIDEYVVDYEEYPAIGSGGITYLGENLYVNTFSVREYNTAIEAGHMSMMGKTTFSLRDRMRYRFMMQLFGLRLDKRQFERDFGMSVERGLPVEMGFMRACGAFATDNADELTLTPKGRYLVVVMMRQFFIGVNNLRDQARAALTGEERELIFGDGKDCGKVVAKPASADAVAAEIAREEAASAILDGTQAVASEE, from the coding sequence ATGCTTTCAGAACGAATGCTTTCCAAGGTGGTGGAGGCGTGCACGGCCAACTACCTGCAGCTTAAGCCCTGCGACGAGGCGTTCATGCCCTCGCCCAACCCGGGGCAGCCTTATATGCTGTACATGCATGTGCCGTTCTGCGAGCGTCTGTGCCCCTACTGCTCCTTCAACCGCTTCCCCTTCCGCGAGGATCGCGCGAAGCCCTATTTCGAGAACATGCGCCGCGAGATGCGCATGCTGAAGGATCTCGGCTACGACTTCGATTCCGTCTACATCGGCGGCGGCACGCCCACCATCATGATCGACGAGCTGTGCGAGACCATCGATATGGCTCGCGATCTGTTCTCGATCAAGGAAGTTTCTAGCGAGACGAATCCGAATCATCTCACCCACGAGTATTTGGAGAAGCTGAAAGGACGCGTGCAGCGCCTTTCTGTGGGGGTGCAGTCCTTCGACGACGATCTGCTGCGCCAGATGGATCGCTACGAGAAGTACGGCAGCGGCCAGGAGATCCTCGAGCGCATTCAGGAAGCGAGCCCGTATTTTATCTCGATGAACGCGGACATGATCTTCAACTTCCCGGCGCAAACCGAGGACACGCTCATTCGCGACATCGAGATGGTAGTGGCCTCCGGTGCGAGCCAGACGACGTTCTATCCGCTGATGGCCTCGCCGTCGGTGCAGCGCTCGCTCGCTGCCACGGTGGGCAAGGTTGACTACAACCGCGAGCGTCGCTTCTACGAGATCATCTGCGATCTGCTGCTGGGAGATTTGCCTGGCGGGCAGCCGGGCCTGTTCGAGCTGGGCAGCGCCTGGACGTTCAATCGCCGCGGCACCGGTGCGGCCGGCGAGGACGCCATGATCGACGAGTACGTGGTCGATTACGAGGAGTACCCGGCTATCGGCAGTGGCGGCATCACCTATCTGGGCGAGAATTTGTACGTGAACACGTTCTCGGTGCGCGAGTACAACACGGCCATCGAGGCGGGGCATATGTCCATGATGGGCAAGACCACGTTCTCGCTGCGCGACCGCATGCGCTACCGCTTCATGATGCAGCTGTTCGGTCTGCGTCTCGATAAGCGCCAGTTCGAGCGCGATTTTGGTATGTCGGTGGAACGCGGTCTGCCTGTGGAAATGGGCTTCATGCGCGCGTGCGGGGCTTTTGCCACCGACAACGCCGACGAGCTGACGCTGACGCCGAAGGGCCGTTATCTGGTGGTAGTCATGATGCGCCAGTTCTTCATCGGCGTGAACAACCTGCGCGATCAGGCTCGCGCGGCGCTCACTGGCGAGGAGCGCGAGCTTATCTTCGGCGACGGGAAAGATTGCGGAAAAGTGGTGGCCAAGCCGGCATCGGCCGACGCTGTCGCGGCGGAGATTGCTCGGGAAGAGGCAGCCTCGGCGATTCTCGATGGCACTCAAGCCGTGGCTTCGGAGGAATAA
- a CDS encoding adenylosuccinate synthase, whose translation MPSTVLVGAQWGDEGKGKITDLIASDYDYVVRFQGGNNAGHTVIHGDKKLALHLMPSGVMYENAVPVIGNGVVVDPGVLVKEMAMLEAEGISCKNLKISNDAHLIMPYHKDLDGADEKSLGDKKIGTTKRGIGPCYQDKMGRKGIRMQDLLDEKIFRLKLEAVLAQKNPILEKIYGLHTYTVEEICDEYLPYARILAPYVCESAHMLNEALGDGKSILFEGAQGTLLDIDHGTYPFVTSSSCCAGGASTGTGVGPKAIDRVLGIQKAYVTRVGEGPFPTELKFPENGGTGQDAEDGELLCAAGHEFGVTTGRKRRCGWFDAVIGRYAAEVNGLTDVALTKLDVLSAFDTIKVCVAYECDGVRYDYFPMQQSVLHHAKPIYVELPGWKDEDITGCRTYEELPENTRKYIEYLEEVCGVPMSIISVGPDRDQTIIRMSWLRDE comes from the coding sequence ATGCCCAGCACAGTGCTCGTCGGCGCCCAGTGGGGCGACGAAGGCAAGGGTAAGATCACCGACCTCATCGCCAGCGACTACGATTACGTGGTGCGCTTCCAGGGAGGCAATAACGCCGGCCACACCGTCATCCACGGCGACAAGAAGCTGGCGCTGCACCTGATGCCCTCCGGGGTCATGTACGAGAACGCCGTGCCGGTCATCGGCAACGGCGTCGTGGTAGACCCGGGCGTGCTCGTGAAGGAAATGGCCATGCTCGAGGCCGAGGGCATCTCCTGCAAGAACCTGAAGATTTCCAACGACGCGCACCTCATCATGCCGTACCACAAGGATCTCGATGGCGCCGACGAGAAGAGCCTCGGCGACAAGAAGATCGGCACTACCAAGCGTGGCATCGGCCCCTGCTACCAGGACAAGATGGGCCGCAAGGGCATCCGCATGCAGGACTTGCTGGACGAGAAGATCTTCCGCCTGAAGCTTGAGGCGGTGCTGGCACAGAAGAACCCCATCTTGGAGAAGATTTACGGTCTGCACACCTACACGGTGGAGGAGATCTGCGACGAGTACCTGCCCTATGCGCGCATTCTGGCTCCCTATGTGTGCGAGTCGGCCCATATGCTGAACGAGGCGCTGGGCGATGGGAAGTCCATTCTTTTCGAAGGCGCCCAGGGCACGCTGCTCGACATCGACCACGGCACCTATCCGTTCGTGACGTCTTCCAGCTGCTGTGCGGGCGGCGCTTCCACGGGCACCGGCGTCGGCCCCAAGGCCATCGACCGCGTGCTCGGCATCCAGAAGGCCTATGTCACTCGCGTGGGCGAGGGCCCCTTCCCCACAGAGCTGAAGTTCCCCGAGAACGGCGGCACCGGTCAGGATGCGGAGGACGGCGAGCTTCTGTGCGCCGCCGGTCATGAGTTCGGTGTCACCACGGGTCGCAAGCGCCGCTGCGGCTGGTTCGATGCCGTCATCGGGCGTTACGCTGCCGAGGTGAACGGGCTCACCGATGTGGCCCTCACGAAGCTGGATGTGCTTTCGGCCTTCGATACCATCAAGGTGTGCGTGGCCTACGAGTGCGACGGCGTGCGTTACGACTACTTCCCCATGCAGCAATCGGTGTTGCATCACGCGAAGCCCATTTACGTGGAGCTGCCCGGCTGGAAAGACGAGGACATCACCGGCTGCCGCACCTACGAGGAGCTGCCGGAGAACACGCGCAAGTACATCGAGTATTTGGAAGAGGTGTGCGGCGTGCCCATGAGCATCATCTCGGTCGGGCCTGATCGCGACCAGACGATTATCCGCATGTCCTGGCTGCGAGACGAGTAG
- the purD gene encoding phosphoribosylamine--glycine ligase: protein MNILLIGSGGREHAIAWALQKSPNTDVLYVAPGNGGTAEIAENVDLDIADGEALLSFVHERNIGLVVIGPEAPLVDGVADLLRADGVPVFGPNADGAQLEGSKAYSKAFMEANDIPTAAYGRFDDEAAALAYVREQGAPIVIKADGLAAGKGVVVAETVEDAEAAVRACFDGAFGDAGSTVVIEECMTGPECSLLCFVTAGQSFPMAPAQDHKRAYDGDLGPNTGGMGVYSPVPIVTDEEMAAMVAIMEKAAAATAVAPFTSDYRGTLYGGFMLTPEGPKIVEFNVRFGDPETQVVLPRLESDLVEVMLAVAEGRPEDVQLEWSDDWAVSVVLASEGYPGAYEKGKVILGIEEAEELPGVTVFHAGTRRNYDGELLTNGGRVLNVVAKGDSFEEARERAYEACDLINFEGKMFRHDIGKKALQGRSAWDQ, encoded by the coding sequence GTGAACATTCTGCTGATCGGTTCGGGTGGGCGCGAACATGCCATCGCGTGGGCGCTGCAGAAGTCTCCGAACACCGACGTGCTGTACGTGGCGCCGGGCAACGGCGGCACGGCGGAAATCGCCGAGAACGTCGACCTGGATATCGCCGACGGCGAGGCGCTGCTGAGCTTCGTGCATGAGCGCAACATCGGGCTTGTGGTCATCGGCCCCGAGGCACCGCTGGTCGATGGCGTGGCCGATCTGCTGCGCGCCGACGGTGTCCCGGTATTCGGGCCCAACGCCGACGGTGCTCAGCTGGAAGGCTCCAAGGCCTATTCGAAGGCGTTCATGGAAGCCAACGACATCCCCACGGCCGCTTACGGGCGCTTCGACGACGAGGCCGCCGCGCTTGCCTACGTGCGCGAGCAGGGCGCTCCCATCGTCATCAAGGCCGACGGTCTGGCGGCGGGCAAGGGCGTTGTGGTGGCCGAAACTGTGGAAGATGCCGAGGCTGCCGTGCGCGCCTGCTTCGACGGCGCCTTCGGCGATGCCGGCTCCACGGTGGTTATCGAGGAGTGCATGACGGGCCCCGAGTGCTCGCTTCTGTGCTTCGTCACGGCCGGGCAGTCGTTCCCCATGGCTCCGGCGCAAGACCACAAGCGCGCCTACGATGGCGACTTGGGCCCCAATACCGGCGGCATGGGCGTGTACTCGCCGGTGCCCATCGTCACCGACGAGGAAATGGCCGCCATGGTGGCCATCATGGAGAAAGCGGCCGCCGCTACGGCCGTCGCTCCCTTTACCAGCGACTACCGCGGCACGCTGTACGGCGGCTTCATGCTGACTCCCGAAGGCCCGAAGATCGTGGAGTTCAACGTGCGCTTCGGCGACCCCGAGACGCAGGTTGTGCTGCCCCGCTTGGAAAGCGACCTGGTTGAGGTCATGCTCGCCGTGGCCGAGGGTCGTCCCGAGGACGTGCAGCTGGAGTGGTCCGACGATTGGGCTGTTTCCGTGGTGCTTGCCAGTGAGGGGTACCCGGGCGCTTACGAGAAGGGCAAGGTCATTCTGGGTATTGAGGAGGCCGAGGAGCTGCCCGGCGTGACGGTCTTCCATGCGGGTACTCGCCGCAACTACGACGGCGAGCTGCTCACCAACGGCGGCCGCGTGCTGAACGTGGTGGCTAAGGGCGACAGCTTCGAAGAGGCTCGCGAGCGCGCCTACGAGGCCTGCGATCTCATCAACTTCGAAGGCAAGATGTTCCGTCACGATATCGGCAAGAAAGCTTTGCAGGGCCGCAGCGCCTGGGATCAGTAG
- a CDS encoding prepilin peptidase: MTYVSVITLVTYALVLGLLAVVSVIDVRSRRVPNVLAGALGLLWLAWRVVLGFAGAHMGLGFRAEFLGPAPDVLVPPGLEIGGISFASGILGAVVFGGGLLVLTTVYELVRRKEAFGGGDIKLMAVLGLFLGLERGIVCLLTACVLSVAYVLGRELGRRVMGRGRRDCNTGAATTSAGEPFLSGAIREVSAEQDRDSLLAGTMPFAPFIALGTLVAFVA, from the coding sequence ATGACTTATGTTTCCGTCATAACGCTGGTCACATACGCCCTCGTGCTGGGTCTGCTAGCCGTCGTATCCGTTATCGATGTGCGGTCGCGGCGCGTGCCCAATGTGCTGGCCGGCGCGCTGGGGCTTCTGTGGCTGGCTTGGCGCGTGGTGCTTGGGTTTGCGGGAGCGCACATGGGCTTGGGTTTCCGGGCTGAGTTTCTCGGGCCCGCGCCCGATGTGCTAGTACCCCCCGGCTTGGAAATTGGCGGCATCTCGTTTGCAAGCGGCATCCTAGGTGCCGTGGTGTTCGGTGGAGGCTTGCTTGTTCTGACGACGGTATACGAGCTTGTCCGGCGCAAGGAGGCTTTTGGTGGCGGCGACATTAAGCTTATGGCCGTGCTCGGGCTGTTTCTCGGGCTGGAGCGAGGAATCGTTTGCCTGTTGACGGCATGCGTACTCAGTGTCGCCTACGTGCTCGGCCGTGAGCTCGGTCGCCGAGTGATGGGGCGAGGGCGCCGCGATTGCAACACGGGCGCTGCAACGACTTCCGCCGGCGAGCCTTTCCTAAGTGGGGCGATCCGGGAGGTTTCCGCCGAGCAGGATCGCGATTCTCTCCTCGCCGGCACCATGCCCTTCGCGCCTTTCATCGCCCTCGGCACCCTCGTCGCCTTCGTAGCGTAA
- the rplI gene encoding 50S ribosomal protein L9 translates to MKVILLKELQGKGGEGDVIDVNRGFANNFLLTQGYAVKATPGNLKQLEERKKNIAKREDTRIADANALAEKLNDATVRVIAQVGEEGVLFGSVTAPLVADAIAEQLDIEIDRRRVELGKPIKMTGTYQVPVSLYRDIKGTVTVIVAGESEAEEAIDAIEEAIDIAETPADEMVEVDGEVAADGTVEVEVTETEE, encoded by the coding sequence ATGAAAGTTATTCTTCTGAAGGAACTCCAGGGCAAAGGCGGCGAGGGCGACGTCATCGACGTCAACCGCGGCTTTGCCAACAACTTCCTGCTGACCCAGGGCTACGCCGTGAAGGCTACTCCGGGCAACCTGAAGCAGCTTGAGGAGCGCAAGAAGAACATCGCCAAGCGCGAGGATACTCGCATTGCCGATGCCAACGCTCTGGCCGAGAAGCTGAACGACGCTACGGTGCGCGTTATCGCCCAGGTGGGCGAGGAGGGCGTGCTCTTCGGTTCCGTCACTGCTCCTCTGGTGGCCGACGCCATCGCCGAGCAGCTCGACATCGAGATCGATCGTCGTCGTGTGGAACTGGGCAAGCCCATCAAGATGACCGGTACCTACCAGGTGCCCGTGTCGCTGTACCGCGACATCAAGGGCACGGTGACCGTGATCGTTGCTGGCGAGTCCGAGGCCGAAGAGGCCATCGACGCTATCGAAGAGGCTATCGATATCGCCGAGACTCCGGCCGACGAGATGGTTGAAGTTGACGGCGAAGTTGCCGCCGACGGCACCGTCGAGGTTGAGGTGACCGAGACCGAGGAGTAG
- a CDS encoding ATP-binding protein, protein MTEPRIYLRSIHLERFGRFHDTVVGPFGDRMNIVLGANEAGKTTVASFVGGVLFGWEEARGNRNTYKPEGAERAGSLLFARSAGADASAGAREDEETFVLSRARNADGLQGDTFLVEDIDKDTYRTMFSLNSDELRSLRNTTDTTAKLLTAGSGTGSSPAHALAHVNERLAAFTSRAASAEQSIPQLLARRNALRAEQQSAADVADAYRAQDRELHELEPERAAMGERVEEANRMIEALTMAKSSLAALDAERDKLKGDVARLAKSEEEAASNYELHERSCGRRLARLTASDERALRGRLENLATRQSRQAHAVEVARANYTSSVAVYEALQETADDEADRRSERSKRRIQVAFCVVIPAVLFLLGVPLFIEGRARGALSYMAIGFLLSVFAALMATGGFALLFRPNKEEGARKARFDDAHWVMIQDKKKLEACQAEEESVAAQVREALDEEGLGEAQGSVRQARALLDEAREARQAMALCRQRQQAAAARRADAEHRLQEIASERAAALQRAGLSPESGVGDVEEELERRVRQRTGLIEALESMNQRAGELAAVLAQAETERDFDRIKIEVQEVTTRLEEARTDFARLLLAKHMLEAAIATWESKRQPEVYLRASRLLSLMTEGRWTRVSLTREGTLEVADALGRTRQPVHLSLGTCQQLYLALRIALLTCADNVGRAIPILADDILVNFDEQRRLGAARALVELSEQRQVILFTCHEGVARALKKAAKQSGRPATVINL, encoded by the coding sequence ATGACCGAGCCGCGCATCTACCTCCGCTCTATTCACTTGGAGCGCTTCGGCCGCTTTCACGATACCGTGGTCGGGCCCTTCGGCGATCGCATGAACATTGTCCTGGGCGCCAACGAGGCGGGCAAGACGACGGTGGCCTCCTTTGTGGGCGGCGTGCTGTTCGGTTGGGAGGAGGCTCGAGGAAACCGGAACACCTACAAGCCCGAGGGGGCCGAGCGAGCGGGCTCGCTGCTTTTCGCGCGGTCGGCGGGGGCGGACGCGAGCGCGGGTGCGAGGGAAGACGAGGAGACGTTCGTGCTTTCCCGCGCCCGCAATGCCGACGGCCTGCAGGGAGACACCTTCCTGGTGGAAGACATCGACAAGGACACCTATCGCACGATGTTTTCCCTGAACAGCGATGAATTGCGCTCGCTGCGCAACACGACGGACACGACGGCGAAGTTGCTGACGGCCGGTTCGGGCACAGGCTCGTCGCCGGCCCACGCCCTCGCTCATGTGAACGAGCGCTTGGCGGCATTCACCTCCCGCGCCGCCTCGGCCGAGCAGTCGATCCCCCAGCTTCTGGCCCGGCGCAACGCCCTGCGCGCCGAGCAGCAAAGCGCGGCTGACGTCGCCGATGCCTATCGCGCCCAAGATCGCGAGCTGCACGAGCTGGAGCCCGAGCGCGCCGCCATGGGAGAGCGGGTGGAAGAGGCCAACCGCATGATTGAGGCGCTCACCATGGCCAAAAGTTCTCTGGCGGCCCTGGATGCCGAACGCGACAAGCTTAAAGGGGATGTCGCCCGGCTGGCCAAGAGCGAGGAGGAGGCAGCCAGCAACTACGAACTTCACGAGCGCTCCTGCGGGCGGCGCCTCGCGCGCCTGACGGCCTCCGACGAGCGGGCCTTGCGTGGTCGCTTGGAAAACCTCGCGACCCGTCAATCGCGGCAGGCCCATGCCGTGGAGGTGGCTCGCGCGAACTACACGTCTTCCGTGGCGGTGTACGAGGCGCTGCAGGAAACGGCCGACGATGAGGCCGATCGCCGCAGCGAGCGATCGAAGAGACGCATTCAGGTGGCATTCTGCGTGGTCATTCCCGCCGTGCTGTTTCTTCTGGGTGTCCCTCTTTTCATCGAGGGTCGTGCCCGCGGTGCCCTCAGCTATATGGCCATCGGATTTCTCCTCTCCGTCTTCGCGGCGCTTATGGCCACCGGCGGCTTCGCCCTGTTGTTCCGACCGAACAAGGAGGAAGGCGCCCGCAAGGCCCGTTTCGACGACGCCCATTGGGTGATGATCCAGGATAAGAAAAAGCTGGAAGCGTGCCAGGCTGAGGAGGAATCGGTGGCTGCGCAGGTACGCGAGGCGCTGGATGAGGAAGGGCTGGGCGAGGCCCAAGGGTCGGTGCGCCAGGCCCGGGCGCTTCTTGACGAGGCCCGCGAGGCGCGTCAGGCCATGGCGCTGTGTCGCCAGCGCCAGCAAGCGGCGGCGGCGCGGCGAGCGGATGCCGAGCATCGCCTTCAGGAAATCGCCTCTGAACGAGCGGCGGCGCTTCAGCGCGCCGGATTGTCGCCTGAAAGCGGGGTAGGCGATGTCGAGGAGGAGCTCGAGCGGCGCGTTCGCCAGCGCACGGGGCTCATTGAGGCGTTGGAGTCCATGAACCAGCGAGCAGGGGAATTGGCCGCCGTCCTCGCCCAAGCCGAAACGGAGCGCGACTTCGATCGCATCAAAATTGAGGTGCAGGAAGTGACCACGCGCTTGGAAGAGGCGCGCACCGATTTCGCGCGATTGCTTCTAGCCAAGCACATGCTGGAGGCGGCTATTGCCACCTGGGAATCGAAGCGCCAGCCAGAGGTGTATCTGCGGGCGAGCCGGTTGCTGTCCCTCATGACCGAAGGGCGGTGGACTCGCGTGAGCCTTACGCGCGAGGGCACTCTGGAGGTAGCCGACGCCCTTGGGCGCACGCGCCAGCCGGTGCATTTGTCCCTCGGCACGTGCCAGCAACTGTATCTGGCCCTGCGCATTGCGCTGCTCACCTGCGCCGATAACGTGGGGCGGGCCATTCCCATCCTCGCCGACGACATTCTCGTGAATTTCGACGAGCAGCGCCGGCTGGGGGCGGCCCGCGCTTTGGTGGAACTGTCGGAGCAGCGCCAGGTCATTCTCTTCACCTGTCACGAAGGGGTCGCGAGGGCCTTGAAGAAGGCTGCGAAGCAATCAGGACGCCCGGCGACGGTGATCAACCTATAG
- a CDS encoding metallophosphoesterase family protein, with the protein MPETLTFIHAADLHIGAPFRGLRALSDEWARRLVDAIPGAWDRVVEAAVSRKVDFMVVSGDIFDSVRASYRDYLRFFDGLNRLDAEGIPSYLCTGNHDPLSLWQQDFFALPPSATMLAADRPDFALYERDGHPLAVIGGRGYPNKVWSPNENIAEGITRAAAIRALGPRAAEAPFAVGVLHTGLTFDPVKAPTDPVALLRAGFDYWALGHIHKRWVNDERAPRIAFSGCIQGRDVRETGPRGVNLVTLAVDAPPKVSFIPTASVVWEKVRIDVSDCTNIPALVSKTMRELFAVNGDASCEMMVSRIILTGATSLHEVLGRPGVLEEVRASLNDAYSEFYCDSLIDETTAPIDEEALRAEGLFPAVFLRTVDRLSEDVEGQIDYLQEEYLARNVPLTAALSEKKARQLTDEAARLVLDLLLQGGDDR; encoded by the coding sequence GTGCCGGAGACGCTGACATTCATTCACGCTGCCGACCTGCACATCGGCGCGCCGTTTCGCGGCCTGCGGGCGCTGTCCGACGAATGGGCGCGCCGTTTGGTCGACGCCATTCCCGGCGCGTGGGATCGCGTGGTGGAAGCAGCCGTGTCGCGCAAGGTTGATTTCATGGTCGTTTCCGGCGACATCTTCGATTCGGTTCGCGCGTCCTATCGCGACTACCTGCGTTTCTTCGACGGGCTGAACCGCTTAGACGCGGAGGGCATTCCTTCCTACCTGTGCACCGGCAACCACGATCCGCTGAGTCTTTGGCAGCAGGATTTCTTCGCGTTGCCCCCGTCCGCCACGATGCTCGCCGCAGATCGTCCCGATTTCGCCCTGTACGAGCGCGACGGGCATCCCCTTGCGGTCATCGGAGGCCGCGGCTACCCGAACAAGGTGTGGTCGCCCAACGAGAACATCGCCGAGGGTATCACCCGCGCCGCCGCCATTCGGGCGCTGGGGCCGCGTGCCGCCGAGGCGCCTTTTGCGGTGGGCGTGCTGCACACCGGGCTTACGTTCGATCCTGTGAAGGCTCCCACCGACCCCGTGGCATTGCTGCGCGCCGGGTTCGACTACTGGGCGCTCGGGCATATTCACAAGCGGTGGGTCAACGACGAGCGCGCGCCGCGCATTGCGTTTTCCGGCTGCATTCAAGGGCGCGATGTGCGCGAAACGGGTCCGCGCGGTGTCAACCTCGTCACGCTGGCGGTTGACGCGCCGCCGAAGGTGAGCTTCATCCCCACGGCCTCGGTGGTGTGGGAAAAGGTTCGCATCGACGTCTCCGATTGCACGAACATCCCGGCTCTGGTGTCCAAAACCATGCGGGAGCTGTTCGCGGTCAACGGCGACGCCTCCTGCGAGATGATGGTGTCGCGCATCATTCTCACCGGAGCGACCTCCCTTCACGAGGTGCTCGGCCGCCCCGGGGTGCTGGAAGAGGTGCGCGCCTCTTTGAACGATGCGTACTCGGAATTCTACTGCGATAGTCTCATCGACGAGACAACGGCTCCCATCGATGAAGAGGCGTTGCGCGCCGAAGGGCTGTTCCCAGCGGTGTTTCTTCGCACCGTTGATCGGCTCTCCGAGGATGTCGAAGGGCAGATCGACTATTTGCAGGAAGAATACCTCGCGCGCAACGTTCCCCTTACGGCGGCGCTTTCCGAGAAGAAGGCGCGCCAGCTCACGGACGAGGCCGCCCGGCTTGTGCTCGACTTGCTGCTGCAAGGGGGCGACGACCGATGA
- the dnaB gene encoding replicative DNA helicase: MDANNTPGLAPRAQLPQNIEAEQSVLAACLLNGEVTEEAVMRLRPENFFRPAHRIIFEAIISLTNRHIPVDPIALADTLKSTGQLEAVGGRAYLAELADNTFSLTSWERHVDIVKRQSILRELVFAATQINALAYDAPDDLDQVVEEAEKTLFNVTEKRVSSSFRKMDELVSDAYEEISRLANQKDKMAGVPTGFKDVDELFHGFRGGDLVILAARPGVGKTSFALNLATNAAKAGAAVAFFSLEMGAEQLVQRILCSEARVNLSKLRSGFIAEGDWGALAEASGKLSQLDMFIDDTPGLSVLEARAKGRRELHGLKEGQKGLIIVDYLQLMQPGPMTANKSTNDQVSEISRGLKILAKEMNMPVLALSQLSRAIEQRGKDKRPMLSDLRDSGAIEQDADIVMFIDRSMNEIEAESESRPDLGMAKLIVAKHRNGATRDIDLAFNPEFTKFMDFIDDSRVGSF, translated from the coding sequence ATGGATGCCAACAATACGCCCGGACTTGCGCCCCGCGCGCAGTTGCCTCAGAACATCGAGGCCGAGCAATCGGTGCTCGCCGCCTGCCTGCTCAACGGGGAGGTGACCGAAGAGGCGGTCATGCGGCTGCGTCCGGAAAACTTCTTCCGTCCGGCCCATCGCATCATCTTCGAGGCTATCATCAGCCTCACGAACCGCCATATCCCCGTTGATCCCATCGCTCTCGCCGACACCTTGAAGTCCACGGGACAGCTGGAGGCCGTGGGCGGCCGCGCCTATCTGGCCGAGCTGGCCGACAACACCTTCTCGCTCACCAGCTGGGAGCGCCATGTCGACATCGTCAAGCGCCAATCCATTTTGCGCGAGCTCGTGTTCGCCGCCACGCAAATTAACGCTCTGGCCTACGACGCGCCCGATGATTTGGATCAGGTGGTGGAAGAGGCGGAGAAGACGCTCTTCAACGTAACCGAGAAACGCGTCAGCTCGTCGTTCCGCAAGATGGATGAGTTGGTAAGCGACGCCTACGAGGAGATTTCCCGTCTCGCCAATCAGAAGGACAAGATGGCCGGCGTTCCCACGGGCTTCAAGGACGTCGATGAGCTGTTTCATGGATTTCGCGGCGGCGACCTGGTTATTCTGGCGGCGCGTCCCGGTGTTGGCAAAACCTCCTTCGCTTTGAACCTGGCCACCAATGCGGCGAAAGCCGGCGCCGCTGTGGCGTTCTTCTCCTTGGAGATGGGCGCCGAGCAGCTGGTTCAGCGTATCCTGTGCTCCGAGGCCCGCGTGAATCTCTCGAAGCTGCGCAGCGGATTTATTGCCGAGGGCGACTGGGGCGCTTTGGCCGAAGCCTCGGGCAAGCTCTCCCAGCTGGACATGTTCATCGACGACACCCCGGGCCTTTCGGTGCTGGAGGCCCGCGCCAAGGGGCGCCGCGAGCTGCATGGCCTGAAAGAGGGCCAAAAAGGTCTTATCATTGTGGACTACCTGCAGCTCATGCAGCCGGGCCCCATGACGGCCAACAAATCCACCAACGACCAGGTGAGCGAAATTTCCCGCGGACTCAAGATCCTCGCCAAGGAAATGAACATGCCGGTGCTTGCCCTGTCGCAGCTGTCCCGCGCCATCGAACAACGCGGCAAGGACAAGCGCCCCATGCTTTCCGACCTGCGCGACTCCGGCGCCATCGAGCAGGACGCCGATATCGTCATGTTTATCGACCGCTCTATGAACGAAATCGAGGCGGAAAGCGAATCGCGCCCCGACTTGGGCATGGCGAAGCTCATCGTCGCGAAGCACCGCAACGGTGCCACCCGCGACATCGACTTGGCCTTCAATCCCGAGTTCACAAAGTTCATGGACTTCATTGACGACTCCCGCGTGGGCAGCTTCTAG